Proteins encoded by one window of Salmo trutta chromosome 17, fSalTru1.1, whole genome shotgun sequence:
- the LOC115152232 gene encoding dual specificity tyrosine-phosphorylation-regulated kinase 4 isoform X1, which produces MSATNRSTEKRNAMTKKLENLIKERNNVSLPLIKKSSKPEAFPHSHRLQTQQATNRPYLQKFNSEGTLPHLEPPVIQVVVSNAKLHHQQSDSILPHIANKGVQSNYQTHQDERSKPSSQFPMRFGSSVENLSDSITTKGLSNKLEDKKLYEGQRLPMSPTEALRHFQGRLTEFEQEEIMDYSEIWFLGLETKKIEGSHGIPQNAGYDDEHGSYNKVLHDHIGFRFEVLEVIGKGSFGQVLKCLDHKTQELVAIKVIRNKKRFHHQALVELKILDAVRRKDRENCHNVIHMKEYFYFRNHLCISFELLGVNLYELIKKNNFQGFSLALIRRFTHSLLKCLQMLHKEKIIHCDLKPENILLSQKGQGNIKVVDFGSSCYEQQRVYTYIQSRFYRSPEVILGHPYSMAIDMWSLGCIMAELYTGFPLFPGESEVEQIACIMEVFGMPPNDFVQTASRKRLFFDSKGNPRNITNSKGKKRRPNSKDLASVLKTNDPLYLDFLRRCLMWDPTKRMTPDEAMQHEWIQEARLNKLRPKTRPMMRKPSESMSSTENNYKATYRKIVTNRTAEKIGSDSNNKLKRDLSAKAGGKMVTAERLRPIGASAEEQLCEGVAKVNRDTNHEASEERPVHIIIKPQLDVGTDGECQESSQCLPPIM; this is translated from the exons TCTTCAAAACCAGAGGCCTTCCCCCACTCACACAGACTCCAGACCCAACAGGCAACCAACAGGCCCTATTTACAG AAGTTTAACTCGGAGGGGACCTTGCCCCATCTGGAGCCCCCGGTGATACAGGTGGTTGTCAGCAATGCCAAACTCCACCACCAGCAGTCCGATAGCATCCTGCCCCACATCGCCAACAAGGGGGTGCAGAGCAACTACCAGACACACCAG GATGAGAGATCAAAGCCCTCCTCCCAGTTCCCCATGCGGTTCGGCTCCTCCGTGGAGAACCTGTCTGACTCCATCACCACCAAGGGCCTCAGCAACAAGCTGGAGGATAAGAAGCTTTATGAGGGACAGAGGCTGCCCATGTCTCCCACAGAGGCACTGAGGCACTTCCAGGGGCGTCTGACAGAGTTTGAGCAGGAGGAGATCATGGACTACTCAGAGATCTGGTTCCTGGGTCTGGAGACCAAGAAGATTGAGGGCTCTCACGGGATTCCTCAGAACGCAGGCTACGACGACGAGCACGGCAGCTACAACAAG GTTTTACACGACCACATTGGCTTCCGCTTTGAGGTGTTGGAGGTAATCGGGAAGGGATCCTTTGGACAGGTGCTGAAATGTCTGGACCACAAGACCCAAGAACTGGTTGCCATCAAGGTCATTCGCAACAAGAAAAG GTTTCATCACCAGGCCCTAGTGGAACTCAAGATCCTGGATGCTGTGAGGAGGAAAGACAGGGAAAACTGCCACAATGTCATCCATATGAAGGAATACTTCTACTTccgcaaccatctctgcatctcCTTCGAGCTTCtagg AGTCAACCTTTATGAGCTGATCAAGAAGAACAATTTCCAGGGCTTCAGTCTGGCCTTGATTCGTCGTTTCACCCACTCCCTGCTCAAGTGCCTGCAGATGCTGCATAAGGAGAAGATCATTCACTGTGACCTCAAACCG GAAAACATCCTTCTGTCTCAGAAAGGACAAGGAAATATCAAGGTGGTGGACTTTGGGTCCAGCTGTTATGAGCAGCAGAGAG TCTACACCTACATCCAGAGTCGTTTCTACCGCTCCCCAGAGGTGATCCTGGGCCACCCCTACAGTATGGCCATCGACATGTGGAGCCTGGGCTGCATCATGGCTGAGCTCTACACCGGCTTCCCGCTCTTCCCTGGGGAGAGCGAGGTGGAGCAGATCGCCTGCATCATGGAG GTATTCGGAATGCCTCCCAATGATTTTGTGCAGACAGCATCCAGGAAAAGATTGTTTTTCG ACTCCAAAGGAAaccccagaaacatcacaaacaGCAAAGGGAAGAAGAGGCGACCCAATTCCAAAGACCTGGCCAGTGTGTTGAAAACCAATGATCCTCTGTACCTGGACTTCCTTCGACGCTGCCTCAT GTGGGATCCAACCAAGCGTATGACACCAGATGAGGCGATGCAACATGAGTGGATCCAGGAGGCCCGTCTCAACAAGCTCAGGCCCAAAACACGACCCATGATGAGGAAGCCCAGTGAAAGCATGAGCAGCACAGAAAACAACTACAAGGCCACTTACCGCAAAATAGTCACGAACAGGACAG CTGAGAAGATCGGGTCCGATAGCAACAACAAGCTGAAGAGGGACCTCTCCGCCAAGGCAGGGGGCAAGATGGTGACCGCTGAGCGACTACGTCCCATTGGAGCGTCAGCAGAGGAGCAGTTGTGTGAGGGCGTGGCCAAGGTCAACAGGGACACCAATCACGAGGCGAGCGAGGAGAGGCCCGTGCACATCATCATCAAACCTCAGCTAGATGTGGGCACCGACGGAGAGTGCCAGGAGTCGTCCCAGTGTCTGCCCCCTATCATGTAG
- the LOC115152232 gene encoding dual specificity tyrosine-phosphorylation-regulated kinase 4 isoform X2, with the protein MSATNRSTEKRNAMTKKLENLIKERNNVSLPLIKKKFNSEGTLPHLEPPVIQVVVSNAKLHHQQSDSILPHIANKGVQSNYQTHQDERSKPSSQFPMRFGSSVENLSDSITTKGLSNKLEDKKLYEGQRLPMSPTEALRHFQGRLTEFEQEEIMDYSEIWFLGLETKKIEGSHGIPQNAGYDDEHGSYNKVLHDHIGFRFEVLEVIGKGSFGQVLKCLDHKTQELVAIKVIRNKKRFHHQALVELKILDAVRRKDRENCHNVIHMKEYFYFRNHLCISFELLGVNLYELIKKNNFQGFSLALIRRFTHSLLKCLQMLHKEKIIHCDLKPENILLSQKGQGNIKVVDFGSSCYEQQRVYTYIQSRFYRSPEVILGHPYSMAIDMWSLGCIMAELYTGFPLFPGESEVEQIACIMEVFGMPPNDFVQTASRKRLFFDSKGNPRNITNSKGKKRRPNSKDLASVLKTNDPLYLDFLRRCLMWDPTKRMTPDEAMQHEWIQEARLNKLRPKTRPMMRKPSESMSSTENNYKATYRKIVTNRTAEKIGSDSNNKLKRDLSAKAGGKMVTAERLRPIGASAEEQLCEGVAKVNRDTNHEASEERPVHIIIKPQLDVGTDGECQESSQCLPPIM; encoded by the exons AAGTTTAACTCGGAGGGGACCTTGCCCCATCTGGAGCCCCCGGTGATACAGGTGGTTGTCAGCAATGCCAAACTCCACCACCAGCAGTCCGATAGCATCCTGCCCCACATCGCCAACAAGGGGGTGCAGAGCAACTACCAGACACACCAG GATGAGAGATCAAAGCCCTCCTCCCAGTTCCCCATGCGGTTCGGCTCCTCCGTGGAGAACCTGTCTGACTCCATCACCACCAAGGGCCTCAGCAACAAGCTGGAGGATAAGAAGCTTTATGAGGGACAGAGGCTGCCCATGTCTCCCACAGAGGCACTGAGGCACTTCCAGGGGCGTCTGACAGAGTTTGAGCAGGAGGAGATCATGGACTACTCAGAGATCTGGTTCCTGGGTCTGGAGACCAAGAAGATTGAGGGCTCTCACGGGATTCCTCAGAACGCAGGCTACGACGACGAGCACGGCAGCTACAACAAG GTTTTACACGACCACATTGGCTTCCGCTTTGAGGTGTTGGAGGTAATCGGGAAGGGATCCTTTGGACAGGTGCTGAAATGTCTGGACCACAAGACCCAAGAACTGGTTGCCATCAAGGTCATTCGCAACAAGAAAAG GTTTCATCACCAGGCCCTAGTGGAACTCAAGATCCTGGATGCTGTGAGGAGGAAAGACAGGGAAAACTGCCACAATGTCATCCATATGAAGGAATACTTCTACTTccgcaaccatctctgcatctcCTTCGAGCTTCtagg AGTCAACCTTTATGAGCTGATCAAGAAGAACAATTTCCAGGGCTTCAGTCTGGCCTTGATTCGTCGTTTCACCCACTCCCTGCTCAAGTGCCTGCAGATGCTGCATAAGGAGAAGATCATTCACTGTGACCTCAAACCG GAAAACATCCTTCTGTCTCAGAAAGGACAAGGAAATATCAAGGTGGTGGACTTTGGGTCCAGCTGTTATGAGCAGCAGAGAG TCTACACCTACATCCAGAGTCGTTTCTACCGCTCCCCAGAGGTGATCCTGGGCCACCCCTACAGTATGGCCATCGACATGTGGAGCCTGGGCTGCATCATGGCTGAGCTCTACACCGGCTTCCCGCTCTTCCCTGGGGAGAGCGAGGTGGAGCAGATCGCCTGCATCATGGAG GTATTCGGAATGCCTCCCAATGATTTTGTGCAGACAGCATCCAGGAAAAGATTGTTTTTCG ACTCCAAAGGAAaccccagaaacatcacaaacaGCAAAGGGAAGAAGAGGCGACCCAATTCCAAAGACCTGGCCAGTGTGTTGAAAACCAATGATCCTCTGTACCTGGACTTCCTTCGACGCTGCCTCAT GTGGGATCCAACCAAGCGTATGACACCAGATGAGGCGATGCAACATGAGTGGATCCAGGAGGCCCGTCTCAACAAGCTCAGGCCCAAAACACGACCCATGATGAGGAAGCCCAGTGAAAGCATGAGCAGCACAGAAAACAACTACAAGGCCACTTACCGCAAAATAGTCACGAACAGGACAG CTGAGAAGATCGGGTCCGATAGCAACAACAAGCTGAAGAGGGACCTCTCCGCCAAGGCAGGGGGCAAGATGGTGACCGCTGAGCGACTACGTCCCATTGGAGCGTCAGCAGAGGAGCAGTTGTGTGAGGGCGTGGCCAAGGTCAACAGGGACACCAATCACGAGGCGAGCGAGGAGAGGCCCGTGCACATCATCATCAAACCTCAGCTAGATGTGGGCACCGACGGAGAGTGCCAGGAGTCGTCCCAGTGTCTGCCCCCTATCATGTAG
- the LOC115152232 gene encoding dual specificity tyrosine-phosphorylation-regulated kinase 4 isoform X4, with protein MFPEINNKKFNSEGTLPHLEPPVIQVVVSNAKLHHQQSDSILPHIANKGVQSNYQTHQDERSKPSSQFPMRFGSSVENLSDSITTKGLSNKLEDKKLYEGQRLPMSPTEALRHFQGRLTEFEQEEIMDYSEIWFLGLETKKIEGSHGIPQNAGYDDEHGSYNKVLHDHIGFRFEVLEVIGKGSFGQVLKCLDHKTQELVAIKVIRNKKRFHHQALVELKILDAVRRKDRENCHNVIHMKEYFYFRNHLCISFELLGVNLYELIKKNNFQGFSLALIRRFTHSLLKCLQMLHKEKIIHCDLKPENILLSQKGQGNIKVVDFGSSCYEQQRVYTYIQSRFYRSPEVILGHPYSMAIDMWSLGCIMAELYTGFPLFPGESEVEQIACIMEVFGMPPNDFVQTASRKRLFFDSKGNPRNITNSKGKKRRPNSKDLASVLKTNDPLYLDFLRRCLMWDPTKRMTPDEAMQHEWIQEARLNKLRPKTRPMMRKPSESMSSTENNYKATYRKIVTNRTAEKIGSDSNNKLKRDLSAKAGGKMVTAERLRPIGASAEEQLCEGVAKVNRDTNHEASEERPVHIIIKPQLDVGTDGECQESSQCLPPIM; from the exons ATGTTTCCCGAAATTAATAATAAG AAGTTTAACTCGGAGGGGACCTTGCCCCATCTGGAGCCCCCGGTGATACAGGTGGTTGTCAGCAATGCCAAACTCCACCACCAGCAGTCCGATAGCATCCTGCCCCACATCGCCAACAAGGGGGTGCAGAGCAACTACCAGACACACCAG GATGAGAGATCAAAGCCCTCCTCCCAGTTCCCCATGCGGTTCGGCTCCTCCGTGGAGAACCTGTCTGACTCCATCACCACCAAGGGCCTCAGCAACAAGCTGGAGGATAAGAAGCTTTATGAGGGACAGAGGCTGCCCATGTCTCCCACAGAGGCACTGAGGCACTTCCAGGGGCGTCTGACAGAGTTTGAGCAGGAGGAGATCATGGACTACTCAGAGATCTGGTTCCTGGGTCTGGAGACCAAGAAGATTGAGGGCTCTCACGGGATTCCTCAGAACGCAGGCTACGACGACGAGCACGGCAGCTACAACAAG GTTTTACACGACCACATTGGCTTCCGCTTTGAGGTGTTGGAGGTAATCGGGAAGGGATCCTTTGGACAGGTGCTGAAATGTCTGGACCACAAGACCCAAGAACTGGTTGCCATCAAGGTCATTCGCAACAAGAAAAG GTTTCATCACCAGGCCCTAGTGGAACTCAAGATCCTGGATGCTGTGAGGAGGAAAGACAGGGAAAACTGCCACAATGTCATCCATATGAAGGAATACTTCTACTTccgcaaccatctctgcatctcCTTCGAGCTTCtagg AGTCAACCTTTATGAGCTGATCAAGAAGAACAATTTCCAGGGCTTCAGTCTGGCCTTGATTCGTCGTTTCACCCACTCCCTGCTCAAGTGCCTGCAGATGCTGCATAAGGAGAAGATCATTCACTGTGACCTCAAACCG GAAAACATCCTTCTGTCTCAGAAAGGACAAGGAAATATCAAGGTGGTGGACTTTGGGTCCAGCTGTTATGAGCAGCAGAGAG TCTACACCTACATCCAGAGTCGTTTCTACCGCTCCCCAGAGGTGATCCTGGGCCACCCCTACAGTATGGCCATCGACATGTGGAGCCTGGGCTGCATCATGGCTGAGCTCTACACCGGCTTCCCGCTCTTCCCTGGGGAGAGCGAGGTGGAGCAGATCGCCTGCATCATGGAG GTATTCGGAATGCCTCCCAATGATTTTGTGCAGACAGCATCCAGGAAAAGATTGTTTTTCG ACTCCAAAGGAAaccccagaaacatcacaaacaGCAAAGGGAAGAAGAGGCGACCCAATTCCAAAGACCTGGCCAGTGTGTTGAAAACCAATGATCCTCTGTACCTGGACTTCCTTCGACGCTGCCTCAT GTGGGATCCAACCAAGCGTATGACACCAGATGAGGCGATGCAACATGAGTGGATCCAGGAGGCCCGTCTCAACAAGCTCAGGCCCAAAACACGACCCATGATGAGGAAGCCCAGTGAAAGCATGAGCAGCACAGAAAACAACTACAAGGCCACTTACCGCAAAATAGTCACGAACAGGACAG CTGAGAAGATCGGGTCCGATAGCAACAACAAGCTGAAGAGGGACCTCTCCGCCAAGGCAGGGGGCAAGATGGTGACCGCTGAGCGACTACGTCCCATTGGAGCGTCAGCAGAGGAGCAGTTGTGTGAGGGCGTGGCCAAGGTCAACAGGGACACCAATCACGAGGCGAGCGAGGAGAGGCCCGTGCACATCATCATCAAACCTCAGCTAGATGTGGGCACCGACGGAGAGTGCCAGGAGTCGTCCCAGTGTCTGCCCCCTATCATGTAG
- the LOC115152232 gene encoding dual specificity tyrosine-phosphorylation-regulated kinase 4 isoform X3: MFPEINNKSSKPEAFPHSHRLQTQQATNRPYLQKFNSEGTLPHLEPPVIQVVVSNAKLHHQQSDSILPHIANKGVQSNYQTHQDERSKPSSQFPMRFGSSVENLSDSITTKGLSNKLEDKKLYEGQRLPMSPTEALRHFQGRLTEFEQEEIMDYSEIWFLGLETKKIEGSHGIPQNAGYDDEHGSYNKVLHDHIGFRFEVLEVIGKGSFGQVLKCLDHKTQELVAIKVIRNKKRFHHQALVELKILDAVRRKDRENCHNVIHMKEYFYFRNHLCISFELLGVNLYELIKKNNFQGFSLALIRRFTHSLLKCLQMLHKEKIIHCDLKPENILLSQKGQGNIKVVDFGSSCYEQQRVYTYIQSRFYRSPEVILGHPYSMAIDMWSLGCIMAELYTGFPLFPGESEVEQIACIMEVFGMPPNDFVQTASRKRLFFDSKGNPRNITNSKGKKRRPNSKDLASVLKTNDPLYLDFLRRCLMWDPTKRMTPDEAMQHEWIQEARLNKLRPKTRPMMRKPSESMSSTENNYKATYRKIVTNRTAEKIGSDSNNKLKRDLSAKAGGKMVTAERLRPIGASAEEQLCEGVAKVNRDTNHEASEERPVHIIIKPQLDVGTDGECQESSQCLPPIM, from the exons ATGTTTCCCGAAATTAATAATAAG TCTTCAAAACCAGAGGCCTTCCCCCACTCACACAGACTCCAGACCCAACAGGCAACCAACAGGCCCTATTTACAG AAGTTTAACTCGGAGGGGACCTTGCCCCATCTGGAGCCCCCGGTGATACAGGTGGTTGTCAGCAATGCCAAACTCCACCACCAGCAGTCCGATAGCATCCTGCCCCACATCGCCAACAAGGGGGTGCAGAGCAACTACCAGACACACCAG GATGAGAGATCAAAGCCCTCCTCCCAGTTCCCCATGCGGTTCGGCTCCTCCGTGGAGAACCTGTCTGACTCCATCACCACCAAGGGCCTCAGCAACAAGCTGGAGGATAAGAAGCTTTATGAGGGACAGAGGCTGCCCATGTCTCCCACAGAGGCACTGAGGCACTTCCAGGGGCGTCTGACAGAGTTTGAGCAGGAGGAGATCATGGACTACTCAGAGATCTGGTTCCTGGGTCTGGAGACCAAGAAGATTGAGGGCTCTCACGGGATTCCTCAGAACGCAGGCTACGACGACGAGCACGGCAGCTACAACAAG GTTTTACACGACCACATTGGCTTCCGCTTTGAGGTGTTGGAGGTAATCGGGAAGGGATCCTTTGGACAGGTGCTGAAATGTCTGGACCACAAGACCCAAGAACTGGTTGCCATCAAGGTCATTCGCAACAAGAAAAG GTTTCATCACCAGGCCCTAGTGGAACTCAAGATCCTGGATGCTGTGAGGAGGAAAGACAGGGAAAACTGCCACAATGTCATCCATATGAAGGAATACTTCTACTTccgcaaccatctctgcatctcCTTCGAGCTTCtagg AGTCAACCTTTATGAGCTGATCAAGAAGAACAATTTCCAGGGCTTCAGTCTGGCCTTGATTCGTCGTTTCACCCACTCCCTGCTCAAGTGCCTGCAGATGCTGCATAAGGAGAAGATCATTCACTGTGACCTCAAACCG GAAAACATCCTTCTGTCTCAGAAAGGACAAGGAAATATCAAGGTGGTGGACTTTGGGTCCAGCTGTTATGAGCAGCAGAGAG TCTACACCTACATCCAGAGTCGTTTCTACCGCTCCCCAGAGGTGATCCTGGGCCACCCCTACAGTATGGCCATCGACATGTGGAGCCTGGGCTGCATCATGGCTGAGCTCTACACCGGCTTCCCGCTCTTCCCTGGGGAGAGCGAGGTGGAGCAGATCGCCTGCATCATGGAG GTATTCGGAATGCCTCCCAATGATTTTGTGCAGACAGCATCCAGGAAAAGATTGTTTTTCG ACTCCAAAGGAAaccccagaaacatcacaaacaGCAAAGGGAAGAAGAGGCGACCCAATTCCAAAGACCTGGCCAGTGTGTTGAAAACCAATGATCCTCTGTACCTGGACTTCCTTCGACGCTGCCTCAT GTGGGATCCAACCAAGCGTATGACACCAGATGAGGCGATGCAACATGAGTGGATCCAGGAGGCCCGTCTCAACAAGCTCAGGCCCAAAACACGACCCATGATGAGGAAGCCCAGTGAAAGCATGAGCAGCACAGAAAACAACTACAAGGCCACTTACCGCAAAATAGTCACGAACAGGACAG CTGAGAAGATCGGGTCCGATAGCAACAACAAGCTGAAGAGGGACCTCTCCGCCAAGGCAGGGGGCAAGATGGTGACCGCTGAGCGACTACGTCCCATTGGAGCGTCAGCAGAGGAGCAGTTGTGTGAGGGCGTGGCCAAGGTCAACAGGGACACCAATCACGAGGCGAGCGAGGAGAGGCCCGTGCACATCATCATCAAACCTCAGCTAGATGTGGGCACCGACGGAGAGTGCCAGGAGTCGTCCCAGTGTCTGCCCCCTATCATGTAG